The DNA sequence AGAAAAAGTCGATGTTCCAAGTGGTTTTGGAAACAACACCATTCTATGCAGAATCAGGTGGACAGGCTGGTGATGTTGGGTACATTGAGGCTGAAGGCAAAAAATACAGCATCATCGATACCAAGAAGGAAAATGAGTTATCTATTCACATCATGAAGGCACTTCCTGAAAATCCTTCGGCAGAATTTCATGCAGTGGTAAGCGCGAAAAAACGTCAGTTGTCGATGAACAACCACACGGCAACACACTTGTTGCACTCGGCATTGAAATCAGTTTTGGGTGATCACGTTCAGCAAAAAGGATCTTTTGTATCTGACAGCGTTTTGCGTTTTGACTTCTCTCATTTCTCAAAAATGACAGACGAGGAAATCGCTCAGGTGGAAGAAATCGTGAACCAAAAAATCCGTGAGAACATCTCTTTGGATGAGCGTCGTAACTTGCCAATCGCTGAAGCACAAGCTTTGGGCGCAACGGCATTGTTCGGTGAGAAATACGGTGATTTCGTTCGCGTGATTACTTTCGATCCTGCTTACTCTGTTGAGCTTTGTGGAGGTACACACGTATCGGCTACGGGTCAGATCGGTTTGTTCAAAATCACTGCTGAGTCTTCAGTAGCTGCGGGTGTTCGTCGTATCGAAGCCTTGACTGCTGACGGTGCGGAAGCTTATATGAACAAAGCATCGAACGAGTTGAAAGCGATCAAAGAAGCATTGAAAAATCCTAAGGATGCCATCAAAGCGATTGAAGCCTTGATGAACGAACGTGCTGCTTTGGCGAAAGAAATCGAAACATTGCACGCTGAAAAAGCACAGGCATTGAAAGGCGATTTGAAAGCTGCTGTTGAAGCCAAAGGCGACATCAACGTAGTGATCAAAAAAGTAAGCCTTCCTGCTGCGGATCAGTTGAAAAACCTTTGTTTCCAAATGAAAAACGAGATCGATAACCTGTTCATGGTATTGGCTGCCGACATCGCTGGCAAACCACAGGTAGCGGTAATGATCTCCGAAAACTTGGTAAAAGAAAAAGACCTGCACGCAGGCAAAATGGTGAAAGAATTAGCCAAAGCCATCAAAGGTGGTGGCGGTGGTCAGCCATTCTTCGCTACTGCAGGTGGTAAAGATATCACAGGATTGGATGCCGTGGTAGAGAACGCCAAAGCGTTGATCTAATCATCCATTCTTCTTTGAATTTTAAAGCGTCGCTTTCCTCGGAAGGTGGCGCTTTTTTTGTATCCTACATAATTGAGCCATCCTGTAAAGGCGAAATTCATTACGTCTCACCTATTGTGGATCCGTCCCCTGTTTCTTTTTACCACAGCTGAAGCAGTGGCCTAACAGAGTAAAACCTGCTGAAGCAGGTTGGTATTTCATTTATGGATAATCCTGTAGAGGCGTAATGCTTTGCGTCTTGGCTAAGGCGAAAATTGACAACGATTCAAATAATTGAAATTTGTTCTGTTTGTTGGGTGATATAATTATATTAATGAAAATTATTTTTTTGAGATGTAGACTTGTTAACACATACTCAATATATTTATCACAGAATTTCACAATAACGTACAAGCAAAAAATGAAGAAAGAAGAATTAATTGGCGTATGGAAATTAAATGAATGTAGTGATGGTCAAAACAAAATGTTTACAACACAAACCCATTTAGTTGTTAAAGATGATATTTTATGGAAAGTTCATCCTGAAACCGTTTATTATGAAAACAAGCCTGGACCCGATGTAAAATATGATTTTGAAGAAGGAAATTTAAATTCTCATGGAAAGCTTAGTTTAGAGAATGGTTATAAATACCTTGTAAAAAAAATTGGGGATACCCTTTATCTAAAACTTGGAAATATTTATGGTCATTTCCCGAAAGACTTTGAGGATAAAGGAAACATAGAGAAGTACCAATTGGAGATAGAGGAAGTTGCTAAAGTTATAGGCATTCTACCTAAAAAAGTAAAAGAACAAGAGTTTAAAATAAGCGGTTTGGGCACTTTAAAATTTGATAGTAACCTGGACTGGTGGACAGGTAATGCTAAATTTCAAGATAATGAGATCACTCTGAATATCTATGCATATGAAGAGAATAAACTTAAGCCTATGGACGATATAAAAGGACGGCTTAAAGGACTTGAAAAACTCTCTTTTGAGCAAATAGCAGCAAACAACTTATTATCATTATTTAATGGCTCATGGAACGGAAATAATCCTGACATTACACAAGGGGAGTTTGCTTCAAGGGTAAAATTAGAGGCCATTACTTTTGAAACAGGTGGAGAGGTATCAATCTGGCTCGAGGATGGGGGAATTTTCGGAGGTCATTCAATAACTATTTCTTTAGATGGTGAAAATAATGTTATTGATGTTGAAATGATGGGTTAAAAATTACAAATCGAGAAAAGATAAAAATGTAAATCCAATATAGATGTAGACGAAAGAACCCATAACGTGAGACGTAATTAACTACGCCTAAACAGGATATCAATAGCTATCACGAGAGCGACTCTCGCGATAGGATGAATAATTGGTACTTCCCAACACCCACCAAACCAACCCACTTCAGTGGGTTTGACGCTGTTAGGCCAAGGTTTCAACCTTGGTGAAAATATGTAGGTCAAGGCTTTATTCTGATAAAATAATGATTGGGTCGTAGACGGGAGCCTACGACCCGCGCTTAATTAAATAGTATCATCCACCTCAAACCAATCCAAATTACGCTCGGCTTCATTGAAGTGCATACCGATCAGAATGATCTTTCGACCATCATTCAAGTAGGGCGCATAGTACTTTTTCTCATGGATTTGCTGAATGGCTTCGCCTTTCTCTTTGCCTTCGGGCTTTGGTGCATTCACCTTGAATTCGACTACATAAATGTGCGTTGGGGTTTCCATCACCAAGTCAATACGTCCGTGAGAGGTCGCTTCTTCGGTGTGGGTTTTCAAGCCTAAAGCCATCAAATAAACATACATCACCGAGGCGTAATAGCCTTCAAACTTATCGATGTTGTTTTGCACATAATTGTTGTAAGGGATGGCTGAAAACATCGCCCTGATTGCTTTTTCGAAATCACCCAATTGATGATCATAAA is a window from the Persicobacter psychrovividus genome containing:
- a CDS encoding DUF2262 domain-containing protein, encoding MKKEELIGVWKLNECSDGQNKMFTTQTHLVVKDDILWKVHPETVYYENKPGPDVKYDFEEGNLNSHGKLSLENGYKYLVKKIGDTLYLKLGNIYGHFPKDFEDKGNIEKYQLEIEEVAKVIGILPKKVKEQEFKISGLGTLKFDSNLDWWTGNAKFQDNEITLNIYAYEENKLKPMDDIKGRLKGLEKLSFEQIAANNLLSLFNGSWNGNNPDITQGEFASRVKLEAITFETGGEVSIWLEDGGIFGGHSITISLDGENNVIDVEMMG